In Rhizobium sp. N324, a single genomic region encodes these proteins:
- a CDS encoding Zn-dependent hydrolase produces the protein MVAAPGENMRVNGDRLWDSLMDMAKIGPGIAGGNNRQTLTDSDAEGRSLFKTWCDEAGLTMGVDQMGTMFATRPGTDPEALPVYVGSHLDTQPTGGKYDGVLGVLSALEVVRTMNDLGIRTKHPIVVTNWTNEEGARFAPAMLASGVFAGVHSLDFAYNRRDPEGNLFGDELKRIGWVGDEEVGARKMHAYFEYHIEQGPILEAEDKQIGVVTHCQGLWWLEFTLTGKEAHTGSTPMNMRVNAGLAMSRILEMVQGVAMGEQPGAVGGVGQVFFSPNSRNVLPGKVVFTVDIRSPDKAKLDRMRAKIEAEAPKICDTLGVGCSIEAIGHFAPVTFDEKLVTAVRSAAERLGYSHMNLISGAGHDACWAAKVAPATMVMCPCVGGLSHNEAEEISKEWATAGADVLFHAVVETAEIVV, from the coding sequence ATGGTGGCAGCACCAGGCGAGAACATGCGCGTCAATGGCGACCGTCTCTGGGACAGTCTCATGGATATGGCGAAGATCGGCCCCGGCATCGCGGGCGGCAACAATCGCCAGACGCTGACGGATTCGGATGCCGAGGGCCGCAGCCTTTTCAAGACATGGTGCGACGAGGCGGGCCTGACCATGGGCGTCGACCAGATGGGCACGATGTTCGCCACCCGGCCCGGCACCGATCCGGAAGCCCTGCCCGTCTATGTCGGCTCGCATCTCGACACCCAGCCGACCGGCGGCAAATATGACGGCGTTCTCGGCGTGCTCTCAGCCCTCGAAGTCGTGCGCACCATGAACGACCTCGGCATCAGAACCAAACATCCTATTGTCGTCACCAACTGGACGAACGAGGAGGGCGCGCGTTTTGCCCCGGCCATGCTGGCCTCGGGTGTCTTTGCCGGCGTCCACAGCCTTGACTTTGCCTATAATCGCCGGGATCCCGAGGGCAATCTGTTCGGCGACGAACTGAAGCGCATCGGCTGGGTCGGCGACGAAGAGGTCGGCGCCCGCAAGATGCATGCCTATTTCGAATATCACATCGAACAGGGCCCGATCCTCGAGGCCGAAGACAAGCAGATCGGCGTCGTCACCCACTGTCAGGGCCTGTGGTGGCTCGAATTCACCCTGACCGGCAAGGAAGCCCATACCGGCTCGACGCCGATGAACATGCGCGTCAATGCCGGTCTTGCGATGTCGCGCATCTTGGAAATGGTTCAGGGTGTGGCGATGGGCGAGCAGCCGGGTGCCGTCGGCGGCGTCGGCCAGGTCTTCTTCTCGCCGAATTCCCGCAACGTGCTGCCGGGCAAGGTGGTTTTCACCGTCGACATCCGCTCGCCCGACAAGGCCAAGCTCGACCGCATGCGGGCAAAGATCGAGGCGGAAGCGCCCAAGATCTGCGATACGCTGGGCGTCGGCTGTTCGATCGAGGCGATCGGCCATTTCGCGCCGGTTACCTTCGACGAAAAGCTCGTCACCGCGGTCCGCTCCGCCGCCGAACGGCTCGGCTACAGCCACATGAACCTCATTTCCGGCGCCGGCCACGACGCCTGCTGGGCCGCCAAGGTTGCGCCTGCGACGATGGTCATGTGCCCCTGCGTCGGCGGCCTCTCGCACAATGAAGCCGAAGAGATTTCCAAGGAGTGGGCGACGGCGGGCGCCGACGTGCTGTTCCATGCGGTGGTCGAGACGGCGGAGATCGTGGTGTGA
- a CDS encoding TetR family transcriptional regulator C-terminal domain-containing protein, with protein sequence MNFKGKRQPVTIPRAAKTLRRTRIQEEKEEQILEAALDVFSASGFRGSTIDQIAEVAGMSKPNLLYYFRTKEAMHRALIDRVLYTWLEPLRAFDAEGNPEEEIRSYIRRKLEMARDFPRESRLFANEVLQGAPHIEDELKGPLKELVDEKAEVIRAWAKSGKIIKCDPYHLIFSIWSTTQHYADFDVQVRAVLGQEHSGEGRFEDAARFLEQLFIGGLRPDRSES encoded by the coding sequence TTGAATTTCAAGGGGAAACGACAGCCTGTGACCATACCGAGAGCAGCGAAGACCCTGAGGCGGACGCGAATCCAGGAGGAGAAGGAAGAGCAGATTCTCGAGGCGGCGCTTGACGTGTTTTCGGCAAGCGGCTTCCGCGGCTCGACCATCGACCAGATCGCCGAAGTGGCCGGCATGTCGAAACCCAACCTGCTTTATTATTTCCGGACGAAGGAAGCTATGCACCGGGCGCTGATCGACCGGGTGCTCTACACCTGGCTGGAGCCGCTGCGCGCCTTCGACGCCGAGGGCAATCCGGAGGAGGAAATCCGCAGCTACATCAGACGCAAGCTGGAGATGGCGCGCGATTTTCCGCGCGAGAGCCGGCTTTTCGCCAATGAGGTGCTGCAGGGCGCACCGCATATCGAGGACGAGCTCAAGGGGCCGCTGAAGGAACTGGTCGACGAGAAGGCGGAGGTCATCCGCGCCTGGGCGAAATCAGGCAAGATCATCAAATGCGATCCCTATCACCTGATCTTCTCCATCTGGTCGACGACGCAGCATTATGCGGATTTCGACGTGCAGGTGCGTGCCGTGCTCGGACAGGAGCATTCCGGCGAGGGCCGCTTCGAGGATGCGGCGCGGTTTCTGGAGCAGCTCTTTATTGGCGGGCTGCGGCCGGATCGCTCCGAGAGCTGA